A genomic segment from Rhizoctonia solani chromosome 11, complete sequence encodes:
- a CDS encoding C2H2 zinc finger, which yields MRYHVLSVGLIHLTMGKNKNKSKKKNKFVLRPWCWYCEREFEDEKVLMQHQKAKHFKCGHCPRRLNTAGGLAVHIQQVHKLDPEKIENALPGRDGYEVEIFGMEGIPAPDMAAYKRRKEEELGLASGTISQPPRNDLKWTIATYRRGTRSSTRSSQGAYGRKRCWAQRTGVFGAPMVFGGPVPPPFVPGGAPIRLGGPPPPGFPPGPPPPGVAGAPPLPPGVGVPLGISPPPPGAFSPTPPISAAPPSAPPVDIKPSTPDVKPPAEENKPSAANSNYTNPPMKQGTALVYNDANQSPEESRAYDNKYVQNEGVKLSMAGEAAEGGSRKRPRAEDFLG from the exons ATGCGATATCACGTGCTTTCCGTCGGCCTCATCCACCTCACCATGGGCAAAAACAAGAACAAGAGTAAGAAAAAGAACAAGTTT GTTCTGCGACCATGGTGCTGGTACTGCGAACGAGAGTTTGAGGACGAGAAAG TATTGATGCAGCATCAAAAAGCTAAACACTTCAAATGTGGTCATTGTCCGAGACGACTGAACACCGCAGGTGGTCTAGCGGTTCATATTCAACAAGTACATAAATTGGATCCTGAAAA GATTGAAAATGCGCTGCCTGGACGAGATGGATATGAG GTGGAAATCTTCGGGATGGAAGGAATTCCTGCCCCTGACATGGCAGCCTACAAACGCCGAAAAGAAGAGGAGCTCGGTCTCGCATCAGGCACAATCTCCCAGCCCCCCAGAAACGACCTAAAATGGACTATCGCAACCTACCGACGCGGAACTCGCAGCTCAACTCGCAGCTCACAAGGCGCTTATGGCAGGAAACGATGTTGGGCCCAGCGCACCGGCGTCTTTGGTGCGCCAATGGTGTTTGGAGGGCCGGTACCACCCCCTTTTGTACCTGGAGGTGCGCCAATACGGTTGGGTGGTCCCCCGCCGCCTGGGTTCCCTCCTGGACCACCTCCACCCGGAGTCGCGGGCGCGCCGCCTCTGCCTCCAGGCGTAGGCGTGCCACTAGGAATTTCGCCTCCGCCTCCAGGAGCCTTTTCTCCAACTCCGCCAATCTCTGCAGCACCTCCATCAGCACCTCCTGTCGATATCAAACCTTCCACTCCAGATGTCAAGCCACCGGCAGAAGAAAACAAACCGTCGGCTGCAAATTCCAACTACACAAATCCACCAATGAAGCAAGGAACGGCACTGGTATACAACGACGCGAACCAGAGCCCC GAGGAATCTCGCGCATATGATAACAAGTATGTCCAAAACGAGGGAGTAAAACTGTCGATGGCAGGAGAAGCTGCAGAGGGAGGAAGTAGGAAGCGACCGAGAGCTGAGGATTTCTTGGGATGA